In one Nicotiana sylvestris chromosome 8, ASM39365v2, whole genome shotgun sequence genomic region, the following are encoded:
- the LOC104249243 gene encoding uncharacterized protein — MVAPPNFEEVQSTYRPPRFNGQYYGWWKTRMHDFIMSEDSKLWDVICDGPFVPMKTGGEGIVTVPKIRKEYNDADRKAIENNFRENKILVCGIGPDEYNRISACQSAKEIWEALQTAHEGTTQVKQSKIDILTTEYELFEMKEDEYIQDMHTRFTSIINELHSLSEVIPRNKLVLKILSVLLGSWESKVNAIIETKDLQKLTIDELTGNLKTYEMKRK, encoded by the coding sequence ATGGTTGCTCCACCAAATTTCGAGGAAGTACAATCAACGTACAGACCACCAAGATTCAACGGCCAATACTATGGTTGGTGGAAAACAAGAATGCATGACTTCATTATGTCTGAGGACTCAAAGTTGTGGGATGTAATTTGTGATGGACCTTTTGTTCCTATGAAAACTGGTGGTGAGGGAATAGTTACAGTCccaaaaataagaaaagagtatAACGATGCTGATAGAAAGGCTATTGAGAATAATTTTAGGGAAAATAAGATTCTTGTTTGTGGTATCGGACCAGATGAGTACAATCGCATCTCAGCTTGTCAGTCTGCTAAGGAGATTTGGGAAGCTCTTCAAACTGCCCATGAGGGAACTACTCAGGTTAAGCAGTCCAAAATTGATATTCTTACTACTGAGTATGAGCTTTTTGAGATGAAGGAGGATGAGTatattcaagatatgcacacacGTTTCACCTCCATTATCAATGAGCTTCACTCCCTTAGTGAAGTCATCCCAAGAAACAAGTTGGTCCTAAAAATACTCAGTGTTTTGCTAGGTTCTTGGGAAAGTAAAGTAAATGCTATCATTGAAACCAAGGATTTGCAGAAGCTGACCATTGATGAACTCACTGGAAATCTCAAAACTTATGAGATGAAGAGAAAGTAG